The genome window GTTTTGATGTACATCAGTTATTGTAAAATATTTTTTATGAATGCTTCTTTCTATTAAATTTTGAATGGAATGTGAATTAAAAATCACTCCAAATGGATTAATTAATCCGTCAAACTTTAAATCGGTCAAACGCTTTCCAATTTCATCTGAAAAACAAGAGCCTATCGTCAATATTTTGTGTTGATGATTGAGTTTAAAATCAGAAGATTGAATTTGAAAAGTCGTTCGAAATTGCATTTTTTATCCTTGTCGATCAATTAAAACTTCGCTTAACTCTCTCAAATAAGATTTACGTTCTTCTGGAACATCAATTTGATCCAAATAGCTGTGCGCTTTATTCGTATATTCTCTAATTAACGTTGAAAGTTTACGGTTAACATTCAGTTTTCTGAATAATTTTTCTACCGCATATACCTTATCGATATTATCTGTATTTGAGCTATACCAATATAATAATTCCTCTTTTTCTTCTTCGTTTGCCGCTTCTAAAGCAGAAATGTAAAGAATCGTTTTCTTATTCTCGAAAATATCTCCAGCGTGTTTTTTACCTAAATGTTCAAGGCTACCAAAAACATCCAAATAATCATCTTTCAATTGATACGCGATTCCTAAATTCAAACCATATTGGTACAATTTATCCGAATCCTCTTCCGAAGCATTTCCAATCATTGCACCTAATTTCAAAGCACAACCAAGTAAAACACTCGTTTTTAGAGAAATCATTTTGATGTAATCTTCGTACGAAACATTCAATTTTGTTTCATAATTCACATCCAATTGCTGTCCTTCACAAACTTCTAAAGCAGTTTTAGAAAATAATTTTGTCGAACGTTTAAATAATTCTGGTTCTAAATCTTCTAAATATTGATATGCTTTTACCAACATCGCATCACCAGAAAGAATCGCTGTATTTAATCCAAATTTTTCGTGAACTGTTGGTTTACTTCTTCTTAATGAAGCATTATCCATAATATCGTCGTGCATCAACGAAAAATTATGAAAAAACTCAATCGCTAACGAAGGTTTCAACGCTTTTTCAACTTCACCATCAAACAAATCAGTTCCCAATAAAGTCAAAATTGGACGAATTCTTTTACCACCAATATTCAAAATGTAATCCATCGGTTCGTATAATTCTTCTGGATTTTTAGAAAATGGATTTTTATCGATTGTTTCGGCAATTAATTCGTGAAATTTATCAAATGAGTACATAGTTTGATTTTTGTAAAAATTAAGTTTTGGCAAATATAACTAAGAATGATTGATTTTGGGTTGTTTTCTTTTATTTTTGATTGAACCTAAAAATTCGATTCCGACAATCAAATACAAAAGAATTTGACCAATAATCGCAGCAATAAAATAAGGATGACCTTTTTGTAAAACAATCTCAGCACTTTGCGACGAAGGAATTGTCCAAAAATAAGTGGAAACAATTATTAAAAGCAACGCATTAAGCCTAAAAATCCAAATTTTATTCATTTTATATGTTCCAAAATGGATAAATAAAGCGCACAAAAAAGTATAAGCCAACACCTCAAAAAATTCGTTCAACACAAATTGTTCTCTAAATAAGCCAAAAATATCTTTGTGACTTACAAACAAAAATTCTTCTGGAACAAAGTAACTCCAATGGTTTGCAATAAAAAATAAAACAAGATTTAACATCAAAACAATCGTCAATTGATCTTTGAATTGATCAACAAACATTGAATAATAATTGAACTTTGAGATTGACTTCTTTGATTTCATTTAACGAAACAATTCACTTACAATTTGATACGATTTTCGTTTTGCTTTTTGATCAAAAACATTTGTTGAAACCATAATTTCATCAATTTTAGATTCAAAAATAAATTCATCAAAACTCTGCGCCAATGCACCTTTACTTCCAATAAAAGACAAAGCTGTCATTCCTTTTAGCATATATTTTTGCTCAGGCGAAGCTAATTCTAACTGTGTTTTTTCTGGTGGAACAATTGGTTGACGTTTATCGGTAATAATATTCAAGAATCCTTGGTACATCGACATCGATAAATAATGCGCTTCTTCGTCTGTATTCGCCGCAATTACATTGACACAAGCAATCGTATATGGTTCTTGCAAAAATTCAGAAGGTTGAAATTGAGAGCGATATATCTCTATCGCATTATAAAATTGTTGTGGCGCAAAATGCCCCGCAAATGCATAAGGCAAACCTAATTTAGCCGCCAAAAAAGCCGAATCCGTACTTGATCCTAGAATATAAATCGGCACATTTGCTCCTTCTCCAGGAATCGCACGCACTTTACTTTCTTTATTATCTAAACTAAAATAGTTTTGTAGATTTTTGATTTCAGCTTCAAAATCGTAATTCATAAAATTATCGCCTCTACGCAAAATAGACGCCGTTAATTGATCTGTTCCTGGCGCACGACCTAAACCTAAATCAATACGATTTGGATAAAGTGCATCTAATGTTCCAAACTGTTCTGCAACAGATAAAGCAGTATGATTAGGTAACATGATTCCTCCCGAACCAACTTTAATTCTTGAAGTTCCATTTGCTACATAACCTATTAATAAAGAAGTTGCCGCACTCGCAACATTTTGCATATTATGATGTTCGGATAGCCAATAACGACTATATCCTATTTCGTCGACAAATTTTGCGTTATCTAACGTGTTTTTGAACGTTTGATTTAATGTATCCCCTTCTCTCACATAAGCCAAATCTAACACCGAGTAATTTATTTTTCTCATCCGTTCTTTTCTAATTAAAATATGAAACTAAATTACAAAGAAAAAAATTCAAAAAAAATTCCTCCATAACATACATTACGGAGGAGATAAATTTGATAATTGGATTTATAAATAGGTTTAAGTAGTCGAGAGTGTAAAGTTTTTAATTAATAGTTTGATGATAGATTAGTAATCTTTCGAGATACTTAATTCAAAAATAGATAATTAAAAAAATAAATACACAATTTAGGGGGGGACAACTGGGGGGACATTTCGTATTCGATTAAATATCAAATATTTGAAAACATATTAAATCATCGAAATAATTCGAATTTTTGTTAAGATTTACAATTTTTTCGGTCTATATTTGAAAAAATAATATATTGAAAGTTTCTATTTTTTTTACGCTCCTACTCTTTCCTTTTTTATTTTTATCATCATTTAGTTCAATTAATAAAAATGATGAAAGAATTCTTATTGAAAAAATCATCGAACAGAATAAAAATGTGACAGATTCTATTCAATTGCAAAATAATTTCAAGAAATTAGATATTTCATCAACTTCTTTTTTATCAAAAAGTCTAAAATCAATTTATCAAGTTTATTTAGCTAATCTTTATGCGCAAACCAACGATAAATTAAACAAAAAAAGTAATTCGTTATTTGAATCTGCATTGAAAGTTTCAAAAAATGTTAACTCTCCAGAATTACAAATTTGGGTGAACACACAATTCGGGTATTACTATTATAATTTTAGTCAATATCAAAATGCTTATCCATATTTTATGGAAGCATCAAAACTTCTTGACTTAACAAAAGATGAGGATATTTTCTCTAAAAGTGATGTTTACAAAAAGAATGCATTTTACTTTATGAATGTAAAAGAGTTTGATAAAAGTGAAAAATATCTTTTGTTAGCTTTAAAATATACCAACAAAAAAGACGATGAATATGGAACAATTCTGAATGCGATAGGTCATGTTTTTATGAATAAAAATAATATTAACAAAGCAAATAATTACTTCGAGTTAACAAAAGAATATGCAATTCAAAATAAGGATGAAATTCGATATGCAAAAGCTTTAGGTGATATTGCGTCTATAAATATTCTCAATAAACAGTACGATTTAGCGATTGATAATTTGAAAAAAGATATTGAAATTTCTAAAAAATTAAAAAACGCTAGAAATTTAATGTATGCTAATATTCAATTGGGAAAATTGTACTTGCAATTAGATCGAATTGATGATGCTAAAATAATTTTGAATGAAGCAAAAGATTATGCTTCTCAAAAAATTTATTTGAACAGTTTTGAATATGATATTTATAAAATCTTATTAGAAATTGCTTTAAAAAACAATAACACCAATGAGGAGTTACTTTGCCGAAGAAAATTGGATGAATTGGAATTAGAATTGCAAAAAACAGATGGTCAAAATGTGATTAATGAAATTAATTGGAAAATTCAACAAGAGAATTTTAACTTTAAATATGAAGCAGAAAAAGCAAAACAAGAAAAAACAACCATCCTAAAAAATGCATTATTTCTTATTTCTTTTCTATTAATCATCATCATTTTAGTTGTAATAATTTCTTATCGTAGAAAAATAAAAATACAAAATTCCACATACGACAATAAAATATTATCTATTCAAAATGATAAACTTAAGTCTGAAAATAAATTAAATAAAACTGCTCAAACTTTAGAATCATATAAAACTTATCTGTCTGAAAAGAATAAACAAATAGTTACATTAAAGAATGAAATCAATTCGATTTCTAATTCAAGTGCCACAAACAAAGAAAAACAATATAATGAATTAGTTAATCTCTTAGATTCGCATTTGATGACGGACGAAAGTTGGGGTAATTTCAAGAA of Empedobacter falsenii contains these proteins:
- a CDS encoding polyprenyl synthetase family protein; this translates as MYSFDKFHELIAETIDKNPFSKNPEELYEPMDYILNIGGKRIRPILTLLGTDLFDGEVEKALKPSLAIEFFHNFSLMHDDIMDNASLRRSKPTVHEKFGLNTAILSGDAMLVKAYQYLEDLEPELFKRSTKLFSKTALEVCEGQQLDVNYETKLNVSYEDYIKMISLKTSVLLGCALKLGAMIGNASEEDSDKLYQYGLNLGIAYQLKDDYLDVFGSLEHLGKKHAGDIFENKKTILYISALEAANEEEKEELLYWYSSNTDNIDKVYAVEKLFRKLNVNRKLSTLIREYTNKAHSYLDQIDVPEERKSYLRELSEVLIDRQG
- a CDS encoding transcriptional regulator, with amino-acid sequence MKVSIFFTLLLFPFLFLSSFSSINKNDERILIEKIIEQNKNVTDSIQLQNNFKKLDISSTSFLSKSLKSIYQVYLANLYAQTNDKLNKKSNSLFESALKVSKNVNSPELQIWVNTQFGYYYYNFSQYQNAYPYFMEASKLLDLTKDEDIFSKSDVYKKNAFYFMNVKEFDKSEKYLLLALKYTNKKDDEYGTILNAIGHVFMNKNNINKANNYFELTKEYAIQNKDEIRYAKALGDIASINILNKQYDLAIDNLKKDIEISKKLKNARNLMYANIQLGKLYLQLDRIDDAKIILNEAKDYASQKIYLNSFEYDIYKILLEIALKNNNTNEELLCRRKLDELELELQKTDGQNVINEINWKIQQENFNFKYEAEKAKQEKTTILKNALFLISFLLIIIILVVIISYRRKIKIQNSTYDNKILSIQNDKLKSENKLNKTAQTLESYKTYLSEKNKQIVTLKNEINSISNSSATNKEKQYNELVNLLDSHLMTDESWGNFKNIFAHEQNDFVKYLSQNFPSLTESNLRTIYLLKLGLNNLEISQILGISADSVKKSKQRLKKKYENFELIFKDNDD
- a CDS encoding LLM class flavin-dependent oxidoreductase encodes the protein MRKINYSVLDLAYVREGDTLNQTFKNTLDNAKFVDEIGYSRYWLSEHHNMQNVASAATSLLIGYVANGTSRIKVGSGGIMLPNHTALSVAEQFGTLDALYPNRIDLGLGRAPGTDQLTASILRRGDNFMNYDFEAEIKNLQNYFSLDNKESKVRAIPGEGANVPIYILGSSTDSAFLAAKLGLPYAFAGHFAPQQFYNAIEIYRSQFQPSEFLQEPYTIACVNVIAANTDEEAHYLSMSMYQGFLNIITDKRQPIVPPEKTQLELASPEQKYMLKGMTALSFIGSKGALAQSFDEFIFESKIDEIMVSTNVFDQKAKRKSYQIVSELFR